The Neodiprion fabricii isolate iyNeoFabr1 chromosome 4, iyNeoFabr1.1, whole genome shotgun sequence genome window below encodes:
- the LOC124180513 gene encoding unconventional myosin-IXb isoform X3 → MATLGLSKVFILDKYFTELQKFWETEKKLQDASSSNEAVHLQQRLRSLSTELVTLRNRLHVGQPQNSGKSSEKGHGAPAVPPRTTLPPPPTAASHGTSYPLTGTNIAHPRNAHSANNNNNNNSSTNNNNNSANNNNTLGRNSAANNVISDPDSPKKRHLVLDDGIVSCVTALGSLPPPPIASIISDARNVKTSLHHRCLVKTLTTPTSVSTNSCTTLDDLIHLSGPLTEDAVLKCLQARFCAEQYHTNVGPILVSINPYHDVGNPLTLTSTRTIPLAPQLNRVVQEAVRQQSETGYPQAIILSGTSGSGKTYASMLLLRQLFDVAGGGPETDAFKHLAAAFTVLRSLGSAKTATNSESSRIGHFIEVQVTDGALYRTKIHCYFLDQTRVIRPLPDEKNYHIFYQMLAGLTHEERAKLNLEGYNLNNLRYLQHGDTRQEETEDAVRFHSWKACLGVLGIPFLDVVRVLAAVLILGNVGFTDGPGVEVSVVGESELNAVAALLGVPPPALLRGLTSRTHNARGQLVKSVCDANMSNMTRDSLAKALYCRTVATIVRRANSLKRLGSTLGTLSSDSNESVHNQAEVTSQHASTIGSSAGGTGSRSMAALNNAVRHATDGFIGILDMFGFEDPKPSQLEHLCINLCAETMQHFYNTHIFKSSIESCRDEGIHCDVEVDYVDNVPCIDLISSLRTGLLSMLDVECSIRGTAESYVSKVKVQHKQNPRLFESRMVDCRSFGIQHFAGRVAYDASDFLDTNKDVVPDDLVAVFYKHTCSFGFATHLFGSELKALYANDTVPRGVSFRISPTSHTDLLNGDEPISTLTQDFHTRLDNLLRTLVHARPHFVRCIRSNSSETPDHLDRGVAMRQIRSLQVLETVNLMAGGYPHRMRFKAFNTRYRLLAPFKQLRRAEEQAAEDTRLILQNAQQMKSKFSASTSWALGKRHIFLSEGIRQQLEAMRADTRRQAATAIQAIWRGWRIRRRLPILRSVIGIGSSVVQKQQQNLSVGQRGVSAGTGNANSNGARPRPQPIAGTPPPDPTEKCADQKMIQQTCTLFGLDLERPPPVPPSRSYTVTGNTKLGYPQSRVMKSPFPAEGGDGEITLYKGETVIVVGASSRRGHLLVEHNGSTLHVPYQFMELKPYNVNV, encoded by the exons GCTCCAAG ATGCGTCTTCGTCGAACGAGGCGGTGCACCTGCAGCAGCGTCTGAGGAGTTTAAGCACCGAGCTTGTAACCCTCAGAAACCGACTCCACGTTGGGCAGCCCCAAAACTCGGGCAAAAGTTCTGAAAAAGGACACGGGGCCCCGGCGGTTCCTCCGAGGACGACTTTGCCCCCGCCACCGACGGCCGCATCCCACGGGACAAGCTACCCTCTGACCGGGACGAACATAGCGCACCCCCGCAACGCTCATTCggcgaataataataacaacaacaacagcagcaccaacaacaacaataacagcGCTAACAATAACAACACCCTCGGTCGGAACTCCGCAGCGAATAATGTCATTTCCG ATCCTGACTCACCGAAGAAACGTCACCTGGTCCTGGACGATGGGATAGTGTCCTGCGTGACGGCGCTGGGCTCCCTGCCGCCGCCTCCGATAGCAAGTATAATCTCGGATGCGAGGAACGTCAAGACGTCGTTGCACCACAGGTGCCTCGTCAAGACGCTGACGACGCCGACCTCCGTATCGACGAACTCCTGCACGACCCTAGACGACCTGATTCACCTTTCAGGACCGCTGACGGAAGACGCGGTACTAAAGTGTCTTCAAGCGAGGTTCTGCGCCGAACAGTATCAC acaaatGTGGGCCCCATCCTCGTGTCGATTAACCCATACCATGACGTCGGAAATCCGTTGACGTTGACGAGCACCAGAACTATACCTCTGGCACCGCAGCTCAACAGGGTTGTTCAAGAGGCTGTTAGGCAGCAATCAGAGACGGGTTATCCGCAGGCAATAATTCTGTCTG GAACGAGTGGCTCGGGCAAAACCTACGCATCGATGCTCCTCCTGAGACAGCTTTTTGACGTAGCTGGTGGCGGGCCAGAAACAGATGCGTTCAAGCACTTGGCAGCAGCCTTTACAGTCCTGAGGTCACTCGGATCAGCAAAGACGGCAACGAATTCCGAGAGCTCAAGAATA GGCCACTTCATCGAAGTTCAAGTGACGGACGGCGCCTTGTACCGGACGAAAATCCACTGCTACTTCCTAGATCAAACCAGGGTGATAAGGCCGCTACCGGACGAGAAGAACTATCACATATTCTACCAGATGCTCGCTGGACTAACCCACGAAGAGAGAG CAAAGCTGAACCTCGAGGGTTACAACCTCAATAATTTAAGGTACCTGCAACACGGTGACACGAGGCAGGAAGAGACTGAGGATGCGGTCAGGTTCCATTCGTGGAAAGCTTGCTTGG GAGTCCTTGGAATACCATTTCTGGACGTGGTCAGGGTCCTGGCCGCAGTCTTGATACTCGGCAACGTCGGGTTCACGGACGGACCTGGTGTCGAGGTCAGCGTGGTCGGGGAGAGCGAGCTAAACGCAGTGGCGGCTTTGCTGGGAGTTCCGCCGCCAGCTTTGCTGAGGGGTTTGACTTCCAGAACGCACAACGCCAGAGGACAGCTGGTGAAATCtgtctgcgatgcaaatatg TCCAACATGACCAGAGACTCCCTCGCCAAGGCTTTGTACTGTCGGACAGTGGCGACCATCGTCAGAAGGGCGAACAGCCTCAAGAGATTGGGATCCACCCTCGGCACCCTCTCTTCGGACTCCAATGAGTCCGTTCACAATCAGGCCGAGGTAACCAGTCAGCACGCCTCCACCATCGGCAGTTCAGCAG GTGGAACCGGCTCGAGAAGTATGGCGGCGTTAAACAACGCGGTAAGACATGCGACGGACGGTTTTATCGGTATCCTAGACATGTTCGGGTTCGAAGACCCAAAGCCGAGCCAGCTTGAGCATCTATGTATAAATCTGTGCGCGGAAACGATGCAGCATTTTTATAACACCCACATATTCAAAAGTTCGATCGAGAGCTGCAGGGACGAGGGGATACACTGCGACGTGGAGGTAGATTACGTTGACAACGTGCCTTGCATCGATCTCATCTCATCACTG CGCACGGGTCTATTGAGTATGCTCGACGTCGAATGCTCGATAAGAGGAACAGCTGAGAGCTACGTGTCCAAGGTTAAGGTTCAGCACAAACAGAACCCCAGGCTTTTCGAGTCCAGGATGGTCGACTGCAGGTCATTTGGTATTCAGCACTTCGCTGGGAGGGTTGCTTACGACGCCTCCGACTTTCTCG ACACGAACAAGGACGTGGTGCCCGACGATCTTGTCGCCGTATTCTACAAGCACACCTGCAGCTTTGGATTCGCGACGCACCTCTTCGGTAGCGAATTGAAAGCCCTCTATGCCAACGACACGGTTCCCCGAGGAGTAAGCTTCCGGATATCACCAACGTCACACACGGACCT GCTTAACGGAGACGAGCCTATATCCACCCTTACCCAAGACTTCCACACGCGGCTGGATAACCTTCTGAGAACACTGGTACACGCTAGGCCTCATTTCGTCAGATGCATCCGCAGCAATAGTTCCGAAACACCGGACCATTTGGATCGAGGAGTCGCAATGCGGCAGATCAGGTCACTTCAGGTTCTCGAAACCGTCAATTTAATGGCCGGAG GGTATCCACACCGAATGCGTTTCAAGGCATTCAACACCCGGTACAGACTCTTGGCGCCGTTCAAGCAGCTGCGAAGGGCCGAAGAGCAGGCCGCCGAAGACACGAGACTCATACTCCAGAACGCTCAGCAGATGAAGAGCAAGTTCTCCGCGAGTACCAGCTGGGCTCTGGGCAAACGTCACATATTTCTGAGTGAAGGTATTCGCCAGCAGCTCGAAGCCATGCGCGCCGACACTCGGCGGCAGGCTGCCACTGCCATACAG GCCATCTGGCGAGGATGGCGAATCCGGAGGAGATTGCCAATTCTCAGATCGGTCATCGGCATCGGCTCAAGCGTCGTTCAAAAACAGCAACAGAATCTTTCAGTTGGCCAGAGAGGAGTGTCCGCCGGAACTGGAAACGCGAACAGTAACGGCGCTCGTCCCAGGCCTCAACCGATCGCTGGTACCCCACCTCCAGATCCAACGGAAAAGTGTGCCGATCAAAAGATGATTCAGCAGACCTGCACCCTCTTTGGCCTTGACCTC GAACGGCCACCACCAGTACCTCCGTCGAGGTCTTACACCGTCACCGGAAATACAAAGTTGGGCTATCCACAGTCGAGGGTGATGAAGTCGCCGTTTCCAG CAGAAGGAGGAGACGGCGAGATTACGCTGTACAAGGGTGAGACGGTGATCGTGGTCGGAGCTTCGTCGAGAAGAGGGCATCTCCTGGTTGAGCACAACGGTTCGACGCTGCACGTTCCGTACCAGTTCATGGAGTTGAAGCCCTACAACGTGAACGTATGA
- the LOC124180513 gene encoding unconventional myosin-IXb isoform X4: protein MATLGLSKVFILDKYFTELQKFWETEKKLQDASSSNEAVHLQQRLRSLSTELVTLRNRLHVGQPQNSGKSSEKGHGAPAVPPRTTLPPPPTAASHGTSYPLTGTNIAHPRNAHSANNNNNNNSSTNNNNNSANNNNTLGRNSAANNVISDPDSPKKRHLVLDDGIVSCVTALGSLPPPPIASIISDARNVKTSLHHRCLVKTLTTPTSVSTNSCTTLDDLIHLSGPLTEDAVLKCLQARFCAEQYHTNVGPILVSINPYHDVGNPLTLTSTRTIPLAPQLNRVVQEAVRQQSETGYPQAIILSGTSGSGKTYASMLLLRQLFDVAGGGPETDAFKHLAAAFTVLRSLGSAKTATNSESSRIGHFIEVQVTDGALYRTKIHCYFLDQTRVIRPLPDEKNYHIFYQMLAGLTHEERAKLNLEGYNLNNLRYLQHGDTRQEETEDAVRFHSWKACLGVLGIPFLDVVRVLAAVLILGNVGFTDGPGVEVSVVGESELNAVAALLGVPPPALLRGLTSRTHNARGQLVKSVCDANMSNMTRDSLAKALYCRTVATIVRRANSLKRLGSTLGTLSSDSNESVHNQAEVTSQHASTIGSSAGGTGSRSMAALNNAVRHATDGFIGILDMFGFEDPKPSQLEHLCINLCAETMQHFYNTHIFKSSIESCRDEGIHCDVEVDYVDNVPCIDLISSLRTGLLSMLDVECSIRGTAESYVSKVKVQHKQNPRLFESRMVDCRSFGIQHFAGRVAYDASDFLDTNKDVVPDDLVAVFYKHTCSFGFATHLFGSELKALYANDTVPRGVSFRISPTSHTDLLNGDEPISTLTQDFHTRLDNLLRTLVHARPHFVRCIRSNSSETPDHLDRGVAMRQIRSLQVLETVNLMAGGYPHRMRFKAFNTRYRLLAPFKQLRRAEEQAAEDTRLILQNAQQMKSKFSASTSWALGKRHIFLSEGIRQQLEAMRADTRRQAATAIQAIWRGWRIRRRLPILRSVIGIGSSVVQKQQQNLSVGQRGVSAGTGNANSNGARPRPQPIAGTPPPDPTEKCADQKMIQQTCTLFGLDLERPPPVPPSRSYTVTGNTKLGYPQSRVMKSPFPEGGDGEITLYKGETVIVVGASSRRGHLLVEHNGSTLHVPYQFMELKPYNVNV, encoded by the exons GCTCCAAG ATGCGTCTTCGTCGAACGAGGCGGTGCACCTGCAGCAGCGTCTGAGGAGTTTAAGCACCGAGCTTGTAACCCTCAGAAACCGACTCCACGTTGGGCAGCCCCAAAACTCGGGCAAAAGTTCTGAAAAAGGACACGGGGCCCCGGCGGTTCCTCCGAGGACGACTTTGCCCCCGCCACCGACGGCCGCATCCCACGGGACAAGCTACCCTCTGACCGGGACGAACATAGCGCACCCCCGCAACGCTCATTCggcgaataataataacaacaacaacagcagcaccaacaacaacaataacagcGCTAACAATAACAACACCCTCGGTCGGAACTCCGCAGCGAATAATGTCATTTCCG ATCCTGACTCACCGAAGAAACGTCACCTGGTCCTGGACGATGGGATAGTGTCCTGCGTGACGGCGCTGGGCTCCCTGCCGCCGCCTCCGATAGCAAGTATAATCTCGGATGCGAGGAACGTCAAGACGTCGTTGCACCACAGGTGCCTCGTCAAGACGCTGACGACGCCGACCTCCGTATCGACGAACTCCTGCACGACCCTAGACGACCTGATTCACCTTTCAGGACCGCTGACGGAAGACGCGGTACTAAAGTGTCTTCAAGCGAGGTTCTGCGCCGAACAGTATCAC acaaatGTGGGCCCCATCCTCGTGTCGATTAACCCATACCATGACGTCGGAAATCCGTTGACGTTGACGAGCACCAGAACTATACCTCTGGCACCGCAGCTCAACAGGGTTGTTCAAGAGGCTGTTAGGCAGCAATCAGAGACGGGTTATCCGCAGGCAATAATTCTGTCTG GAACGAGTGGCTCGGGCAAAACCTACGCATCGATGCTCCTCCTGAGACAGCTTTTTGACGTAGCTGGTGGCGGGCCAGAAACAGATGCGTTCAAGCACTTGGCAGCAGCCTTTACAGTCCTGAGGTCACTCGGATCAGCAAAGACGGCAACGAATTCCGAGAGCTCAAGAATA GGCCACTTCATCGAAGTTCAAGTGACGGACGGCGCCTTGTACCGGACGAAAATCCACTGCTACTTCCTAGATCAAACCAGGGTGATAAGGCCGCTACCGGACGAGAAGAACTATCACATATTCTACCAGATGCTCGCTGGACTAACCCACGAAGAGAGAG CAAAGCTGAACCTCGAGGGTTACAACCTCAATAATTTAAGGTACCTGCAACACGGTGACACGAGGCAGGAAGAGACTGAGGATGCGGTCAGGTTCCATTCGTGGAAAGCTTGCTTGG GAGTCCTTGGAATACCATTTCTGGACGTGGTCAGGGTCCTGGCCGCAGTCTTGATACTCGGCAACGTCGGGTTCACGGACGGACCTGGTGTCGAGGTCAGCGTGGTCGGGGAGAGCGAGCTAAACGCAGTGGCGGCTTTGCTGGGAGTTCCGCCGCCAGCTTTGCTGAGGGGTTTGACTTCCAGAACGCACAACGCCAGAGGACAGCTGGTGAAATCtgtctgcgatgcaaatatg TCCAACATGACCAGAGACTCCCTCGCCAAGGCTTTGTACTGTCGGACAGTGGCGACCATCGTCAGAAGGGCGAACAGCCTCAAGAGATTGGGATCCACCCTCGGCACCCTCTCTTCGGACTCCAATGAGTCCGTTCACAATCAGGCCGAGGTAACCAGTCAGCACGCCTCCACCATCGGCAGTTCAGCAG GTGGAACCGGCTCGAGAAGTATGGCGGCGTTAAACAACGCGGTAAGACATGCGACGGACGGTTTTATCGGTATCCTAGACATGTTCGGGTTCGAAGACCCAAAGCCGAGCCAGCTTGAGCATCTATGTATAAATCTGTGCGCGGAAACGATGCAGCATTTTTATAACACCCACATATTCAAAAGTTCGATCGAGAGCTGCAGGGACGAGGGGATACACTGCGACGTGGAGGTAGATTACGTTGACAACGTGCCTTGCATCGATCTCATCTCATCACTG CGCACGGGTCTATTGAGTATGCTCGACGTCGAATGCTCGATAAGAGGAACAGCTGAGAGCTACGTGTCCAAGGTTAAGGTTCAGCACAAACAGAACCCCAGGCTTTTCGAGTCCAGGATGGTCGACTGCAGGTCATTTGGTATTCAGCACTTCGCTGGGAGGGTTGCTTACGACGCCTCCGACTTTCTCG ACACGAACAAGGACGTGGTGCCCGACGATCTTGTCGCCGTATTCTACAAGCACACCTGCAGCTTTGGATTCGCGACGCACCTCTTCGGTAGCGAATTGAAAGCCCTCTATGCCAACGACACGGTTCCCCGAGGAGTAAGCTTCCGGATATCACCAACGTCACACACGGACCT GCTTAACGGAGACGAGCCTATATCCACCCTTACCCAAGACTTCCACACGCGGCTGGATAACCTTCTGAGAACACTGGTACACGCTAGGCCTCATTTCGTCAGATGCATCCGCAGCAATAGTTCCGAAACACCGGACCATTTGGATCGAGGAGTCGCAATGCGGCAGATCAGGTCACTTCAGGTTCTCGAAACCGTCAATTTAATGGCCGGAG GGTATCCACACCGAATGCGTTTCAAGGCATTCAACACCCGGTACAGACTCTTGGCGCCGTTCAAGCAGCTGCGAAGGGCCGAAGAGCAGGCCGCCGAAGACACGAGACTCATACTCCAGAACGCTCAGCAGATGAAGAGCAAGTTCTCCGCGAGTACCAGCTGGGCTCTGGGCAAACGTCACATATTTCTGAGTGAAGGTATTCGCCAGCAGCTCGAAGCCATGCGCGCCGACACTCGGCGGCAGGCTGCCACTGCCATACAG GCCATCTGGCGAGGATGGCGAATCCGGAGGAGATTGCCAATTCTCAGATCGGTCATCGGCATCGGCTCAAGCGTCGTTCAAAAACAGCAACAGAATCTTTCAGTTGGCCAGAGAGGAGTGTCCGCCGGAACTGGAAACGCGAACAGTAACGGCGCTCGTCCCAGGCCTCAACCGATCGCTGGTACCCCACCTCCAGATCCAACGGAAAAGTGTGCCGATCAAAAGATGATTCAGCAGACCTGCACCCTCTTTGGCCTTGACCTC GAACGGCCACCACCAGTACCTCCGTCGAGGTCTTACACCGTCACCGGAAATACAAAGTTGGGCTATCCACAGTCGAGGGTGATGAAGTCGCCGTTTCCAG AAGGAGGAGACGGCGAGATTACGCTGTACAAGGGTGAGACGGTGATCGTGGTCGGAGCTTCGTCGAGAAGAGGGCATCTCCTGGTTGAGCACAACGGTTCGACGCTGCACGTTCCGTACCAGTTCATGGAGTTGAAGCCCTACAACGTGAACGTATGA